From the genome of Solidesulfovibrio carbinolicus, one region includes:
- a CDS encoding aminotransferase class V-fold PLP-dependent enzyme, with translation MNDNHPLNWRDEFAVTADTVFFNHAAISPLPRRACLAGDEIYAERWRRASKDYMRWMGLVDDARERAAWLLGTAPERVAFTGNTSCGLSLVAAGLDWKPGDKVAVAWPDFPSVRFPFDNLARLGVELVELPKHDGVLDMDAAAKLVPGCRLAVASTVDWLTGAALPTADFVKLCHEAGALCCLDAIQSLGAMAFDATALGVDFVAAGCHKWQFGPMGLGIFYVSPEADAALATTLAGWRSVRDAEQLSEAFVLKDGAGRFEPGTQDIAAIAAYGEALSLLEEVGMETVAKNIFGVTRCLAEGLAERGRKVVSPRTGGRHSGIVSFEHPDPAGLFAHLDARGVACSPRGGRIRLSPHFYNDATDVARFFTILDAFDQG, from the coding sequence ATGAACGACAATCACCCCCTCAACTGGCGCGACGAGTTCGCGGTGACGGCGGACACGGTGTTTTTCAACCACGCAGCCATCTCGCCCTTGCCCCGCCGGGCCTGTCTGGCCGGCGACGAGATTTACGCCGAGCGCTGGCGGCGGGCGTCCAAGGACTACATGCGCTGGATGGGGCTGGTGGACGACGCCAGAGAGCGAGCGGCCTGGCTGCTCGGAACCGCACCCGAGCGGGTGGCCTTTACCGGCAACACCTCCTGCGGCCTGTCCTTGGTGGCGGCGGGTCTGGACTGGAAGCCCGGCGACAAGGTGGCCGTGGCCTGGCCGGATTTTCCCTCGGTGCGCTTTCCCTTCGACAATCTGGCCCGGCTTGGCGTGGAACTCGTCGAGCTGCCCAAGCACGACGGCGTCCTGGATATGGATGCGGCGGCAAAGCTTGTGCCGGGCTGCCGGCTGGCCGTGGCCTCCACGGTCGATTGGCTGACCGGCGCGGCCCTGCCCACGGCGGATTTCGTGAAGCTGTGCCACGAGGCCGGGGCGTTGTGCTGTCTGGACGCCATCCAGAGCCTGGGGGCCATGGCCTTTGACGCGACGGCGCTGGGGGTCGATTTCGTGGCCGCCGGCTGCCATAAGTGGCAGTTCGGCCCCATGGGGCTGGGCATTTTTTATGTTTCGCCCGAGGCTGACGCGGCCCTGGCCACGACGCTTGCCGGCTGGCGCAGCGTGCGCGACGCCGAGCAGCTCTCCGAGGCCTTTGTGCTCAAGGACGGGGCCGGCCGGTTCGAGCCGGGCACCCAGGACATCGCCGCCATCGCCGCTTACGGCGAGGCGTTGTCGCTTTTGGAAGAGGTCGGCATGGAGACCGTGGCGAAAAACATCTTCGGCGTCACGCGCTGCCTGGCCGAGGGGCTGGCCGAGCGGGGCCGCAAGGTCGTCTCGCCGCGCACAGGTGGGCGGCATTCCGGCATCGTGTCCTTCGAGCATCCCGATCCGGCCGGCCTTTTCGCCCATCTCGACGCCCGGGGCGTGGCCTGTTCGCCGCGCGGCGGCCGCATCCGCCTGTCGCCCCATTTCTACAATGACGCCACGGATGTGGCCCGGTTTTTCACCATCCTCGACGCGTTCGACCAGGGCTGA
- a CDS encoding DUF1499 domain-containing protein: MMDTLRALVRFFESVGQVAAVALLVAIVVGVAVFIWLGAASRKMPPLVSPTGGPLRADGQNPNWVSTTARKNDPLHYIAPRPCPANPIPALAEALRQTPGMTLVDVSERYIHATAKSSRFGFVDDVELLYDPAAGLLQARSASRVGKSDLGVNRRRLEQLFRDAGL, from the coding sequence ATGATGGACACGCTGCGCGCGCTGGTGCGCTTTTTCGAGTCCGTGGGCCAGGTGGCGGCGGTGGCGCTTTTGGTCGCCATCGTCGTTGGCGTGGCGGTTTTCATTTGGCTGGGGGCCGCCAGCCGCAAGATGCCGCCGCTGGTCTCGCCCACGGGCGGCCCGCTTCGGGCCGACGGGCAAAATCCCAACTGGGTGTCCACCACCGCCCGCAAAAACGATCCCCTTCACTACATCGCCCCGCGCCCCTGCCCGGCCAACCCCATCCCGGCCCTGGCCGAAGCGCTGCGCCAGACGCCCGGGATGACCCTGGTGGACGTTTCCGAGCGCTACATCCACGCCACGGCCAAGTCGTCGCGCTTTGGCTTCGTGGACGACGTGGAGCTGCTCTACGACCCGGCCGCCGGCCTGCTCCAGGCCCGCAGCGCCTCCCGAGTGGGCAAAAGCGACCTTGGCGTCAACCGCCGCCGGCTGGAGCAGCTGTTCAGGGACGCCGGGCTGTAG
- a CDS encoding GGDEF domain-containing protein has protein sequence MEQIVEALAALDAKTMILMAAVLYFSLTMVMFYTYFFRKTYPGFASLVLGQLFWSLGVYLVFYRVLGDHLSLALSNGLLYLQAVCWYHGIAMYGGITPSRPRFLTNVALAVLAELAILYYVYVDFNTCRRVVIFSAFSALLYSRIALEPYLVRRWKTYSMQGIYSAIFFSVAVAFAVRAFQAVNATDCQVGGPDAIVKLLLLASMWIFAFLTFCVLSMTSSRVEAELREARDALRQQAQTDALTGLSNRRHFLEQAQAVLEDLEAQGGRASLIMLDLDHFKRINDVHGHQAGDLALREAARHLRATLREGDVIGRLGGEEFGVLLPGLNAGEALAVARQLRRAVAASRPGGLRVTASFGLADGTLRLDSLLAKADEYLYAAKEAGRDRIAWSGGLVADNESGEALA, from the coding sequence ATGGAACAGATTGTAGAGGCCCTGGCCGCCCTTGACGCCAAAACCATGATCCTCATGGCGGCGGTGCTCTATTTTTCGCTGACCATGGTGATGTTCTACACCTATTTCTTTCGCAAGACCTATCCCGGCTTTGCCTCCCTGGTCCTGGGCCAGCTGTTCTGGAGTCTGGGCGTCTACCTGGTTTTTTACCGGGTCCTGGGCGACCATCTGTCCCTGGCCCTCAGCAACGGCCTGCTGTATTTGCAGGCGGTCTGCTGGTATCACGGCATCGCCATGTACGGCGGCATCACGCCGTCGCGGCCAAGGTTTCTGACCAACGTCGCCTTGGCCGTGCTGGCCGAGCTGGCCATCCTCTATTACGTCTACGTGGATTTCAACACCTGCCGCCGGGTGGTCATTTTTTCGGCGTTTAGCGCCCTGCTCTACAGCCGCATCGCCCTGGAACCGTATCTTGTGCGGCGCTGGAAAACCTATTCCATGCAGGGCATTTATTCGGCGATTTTCTTCTCCGTCGCCGTGGCCTTTGCCGTGCGCGCCTTCCAGGCCGTAAACGCGACGGATTGCCAGGTCGGCGGCCCGGACGCCATCGTCAAGCTGCTGTTGCTTGCCAGCATGTGGATTTTTGCCTTTTTGACCTTTTGCGTGCTGTCCATGACCTCAAGCCGGGTCGAGGCGGAACTGCGGGAAGCCCGCGACGCCTTGCGGCAGCAGGCGCAAACCGATGCCCTGACCGGGCTGTCCAACCGCCGCCATTTTCTGGAACAGGCCCAGGCCGTGCTGGAAGACCTTGAGGCCCAGGGCGGCCGGGCCAGCTTGATCATGCTGGACCTCGACCATTTCAAGCGGATCAACGACGTCCACGGCCATCAGGCCGGTGATCTGGCCTTGCGCGAGGCGGCCCGGCATCTGCGGGCGACCTTGCGGGAGGGCGACGTCATCGGCCGGCTGGGCGGCGAGGAGTTCGGCGTGCTGCTGCCGGGACTGAACGCCGGCGAGGCCTTGGCCGTGGCCCGCCAGTTGCGCCGGGCCGTGGCTGCCTCCCGGCCCGGCGGCCTGCGCGTCACGGCCAGCTTCGGCCTGGCCGACGGCACGCTGCGGTTGGACAGCCTGCTGGCGAAGGCCGACGAATACCTGTATGCCGCCAAGGAGGCGGGACGCGACCGTATCGCCTGGTCTGGGGGACTGGTCGCGGACAACGAAAGCGGGGAGGCTTTGGCATGA